In one Mauremys mutica isolate MM-2020 ecotype Southern chromosome 3, ASM2049712v1, whole genome shotgun sequence genomic region, the following are encoded:
- the INSM1 gene encoding insulinoma-associated protein 1 — protein MPRGFLVKRNRRATPISYRVRCGQEGEPELLLFAGRQQLCSPPLPSAGPDPAAPTAPREPPPLPPPKPVQFGTPEAACQALYSPTRPVSKEHEKKSLERSFNLGSPVSAESFPAPAVPSTMDPLLFAPAELKLWASSSSPAQTSGPQRSTQSGPHRDSHCSTQGPQSGTHCGAQGVPSSTHSDTHCSTQSATLCSGQASAGTRSLSALLPPSSARPQPKRPPAGSEPGKHKPPAAKKAKAIRKLNFEDEVTTSPVLGLKIKEGPVEPPRARGAGGPGPRPLGEFICQLCKEEYADPFALAQHKCSRIVRVEYRCPECDKVFSCPANLASHRRWHKPRPAPSAPPPPPAKAPEEQPPPKEAGGSGSERDTPSPGSGGGGSESGSEEGLYECPTCARRFRRQAYLRKHLLGHEPGPGPERPGPEESPSPGPASECHLCPVCGETFPSKGGQERHLRLLHSAQVFPCKYCPATFYSSPGLTRHINKCHPSENRQVILLQLPVRPAC, from the coding sequence TTCGCCGGCCgccagcagctctgctccccacccctcccctccgccGGCCCCGATCCGGCGGCCCCCACCGCGCCCCGggagccgccgccgctgccgccccCCAAGCCCGTGCAGTTCGGCACCCCCGAGGCCGCGTGTCAGGCGCTGTACAGCCCCACCCGGCCGGTCAGCAAGGAGCACGAGAAGAAATCCTTGGAGCGCAGCTTCAACCTGGGCTCGCCGGTCTCCGCAGAGTCCTTCCCGGCCCCGGCGGTGCCCAGCACCATGGACCCGCTGCTCTTCGCCCCGGCCGAGCTCAAACTGTgggcctcctcctccagccccgcGCAGACCAGCGGCCCCCAGCGCAGCACCCAGAGCGGCCCCCACAGGGACTCCCACTGCAGCACCCAGGGGCCCCAGAGCGGCACCCACTGCGGCGCCCAGGGCGTGCCCAGCAGCACCCACAGTGACACCCACTGCAGCACCCAGAGCGCCACCCTCTGCAGCGGCCAGGCGAGCGCCGGCACCCGCAGCCTGTccgccctgctgcccccctcctccgcccgcccccagcccaaGCGGCCCCCCGCCGGCTCGGAGCCCGGCAAGCACAAGCCCCCGGCCGCTAAGAAAGCCAAAGCCATCCGCAAGCTGAACTTCGAGGACGAGGTGACCACGTCGCCGGTGCTGGGGCTGAAGATCAAGGAGGGGCCGGTGGAGCCGCCCCGGGCGCGGGGGGCGGGCGGGCCGGGCCCGCGGCCGCTGGGCGAGTTCATCTGCCAGCTGTGCAAGGAGGAGTACGCCGACCCCTTCGCGCTGGCGCAGCACAAGTGCTCGCGCATCGTGCGCGTGGAGTACCGCTGCCCCGAGTGCGACAAGGTCTTCAGCTGCCCGGCCAACCTGGCCTCGCACCGCCGCTGGCACAAGCCGCGGCCGGCCCCCAgcgccccgccgccgccgcccgccaAGGCGCCCGAGGAGCAGCCGCCGCCCAAGGAGGCCGGAGGCAGCGGCAGCGAGCGGGACACGCCCAGCcccggcagcggcggcggcggctcggaGTCCGGCTCCGAGGAGGGGCTGTACGAATGCCCCACCTGCGCCCGCCGGTTCCGCCGCCAGGCCTACCTCCGCAAGCACCTGCTGGGCCAcgagccgggcccgggcccggaGCGGCCCGGCCCCGAGGaaagccccagccccggccccgccagcgAGTGCCACCTGTGCCCGGTGTGCGGGGAAACCTTCCCCAGCAAGGGCGGCCAGGAGCGGCACCTGCGCCTGCTGCACTCGGCGCAGGTCTTCCCCTGCAAGTACTGCCCGGCCACCTTCTACAGCTCGCCCGGCCTCACCCGCCACATCAACAAGTGCCACCCCTCGGAGAACCGGCAGGTCATCCTGCTGCAGCTGCCCGTGCGCCCCGCCTGCTAG